GAAGGAAGGAATGTTAACAACCTGACCGTTTACCATGATGGCCTTGTGGCTCACCAGCTGGCGAGACTCGGCGCGGGTGGCGCCAAAGCCCATGCGGTACACAACGTTGTCCAGACGACCTTCCAGCAGCTGCAGCAGGTTCTCACCAGTGTTGCCTTTCAGGCGCGCAGCTTCTTTGTAGTAGTTGCGGAATTGCTTTTCCAGAACGCCATAGATACGACGAACTTTTTGCTTTTCACGCAGCTGTACACCGTAGTCGGACAGACGGGGCTTGCGAGCGCCGTGCTGACCGGGTGCGGTATCAATTTTACATTTTGAATCGATCGCGCGAACACCTGACTTCAGGAAGAGGTCAGTGCCCTCGCGACGGCTCAGTTTGAGCTTGGGACCCAGATATCTTGCCATGTTCTTTCTCCAACTATCCTACAAGAAGCGTTATACGCGGCGCTTCTTGGGAGGACGACAACCGTTGTGCGGGATGGGAGTCACATCGGTGATGTTGGTGATGCGGAAACCCGCAGCATTCAACGCACGGATGGATGACTCGCGGCCCGGACCCGGACCTTTAACCATTACTTCCAGGTTCTTAACGCCGTATTCCTTGGCAATTTCACCGGCACGCTCGGCAGCAACCTGGGCTGCGAACGGGGTGGACTTGCGGGAACCACGGAAACCTGAACCACCGGCAGTTGCCCAAGACAGAGCATTACCCTGACGGTCGGTGATGGTTACGATGGTGTTGTTGAAAGAAGCATGAACGTGGGCGATACCATCGCTCACCTGCTTTTTGACGCGCTTGCGAGCGCTACGAGCCGGAGTTTTAGCCATGTTCTACCTTCCCGTTATTTCTTGATCGGTTTACGAGGACCTTTGCGCGTACGAGCATTGGTCTTGGTGCGCTGACCGCGAACGGGGAGGCTGCGACGATGACGCAGGCCACGGTAACAACCCAGGTCCATCAGACGCTTGATGTTCATGGAAACTTCGCGACGCAGGTCACCTTCAACGGTGAACTTGGCCACTTGCTCACGCAGAGATTCTACCTGAGCTTCATCCAATTCTTTAATTTTCACATTCTCGGCGATACCGGCTGCGGCGCAGATGGCCTTGGAGCGGGTACGACCGACGCCATAAATAGCGGTCAAAGCGATGACGGCATGTTTATGGTCAGGAATGTTAATGCCAGCGATACGGGCCACTATGCACTCCTACATATTAACGAATAAAAAGCCATTACAAAGCCCGTCGAGGATACGTAATGGCTGAACTTTTCACCTAACGAAGGTGGCTGGCTACTTTAGCCAGCCTGCCTTCAATTTTCAAGCTAAACCGTAACTTTTTTAGCCTTAACCCTGACGCTGCTTGTGCTTGGGGTCAGAGGTGCAGATCACGCGAATCACACCGTGACGCTTGATGATCTTGCAGTTACGGCAAATAGCCTTAACGGAAGCACGGACTTTCATTGCTTAACTCCGTAAATAACCGAACCTTAACGGTTGTAGCCCTTCAGGTTCGCTTTTCTCAGGACATCGCCATACTGATGAGACATCATGTGGGTTTGCACCTGAGCCATGAAATCCATGATGACGACCACAATAATTAACAGCGAGGTTCCGCCAAAGTAAAACTGGACGTTCCAGGCTGTCATCAGGAACTGTGGAACCAGACAGATAAAGGTAATGTACAGAGCACC
The nucleotide sequence above comes from Oceanimonas doudoroffii. Encoded proteins:
- the rpsD gene encoding 30S ribosomal protein S4 — encoded protein: MARYLGPKLKLSRREGTDLFLKSGVRAIDSKCKIDTAPGQHGARKPRLSDYGVQLREKQKVRRIYGVLEKQFRNYYKEAARLKGNTGENLLQLLEGRLDNVVYRMGFGATRAESRQLVSHKAIMVNGQVVNIPSFQVSPEDVVSVREKAKKQARIKASLELSGQREKPTWVEVDATNMQGTYKRLPERSDLSAEINEQLIVELYSK
- the rpsK gene encoding 30S ribosomal protein S11, with protein sequence MAKTPARSARKRVKKQVSDGIAHVHASFNNTIVTITDRQGNALSWATAGGSGFRGSRKSTPFAAQVAAERAGEIAKEYGVKNLEVMVKGPGPGRESSIRALNAAGFRITNITDVTPIPHNGCRPPKKRRV
- the rpsM gene encoding 30S ribosomal protein S13 gives rise to the protein MARIAGINIPDHKHAVIALTAIYGVGRTRSKAICAAAGIAENVKIKELDEAQVESLREQVAKFTVEGDLRREVSMNIKRLMDLGCYRGLRHRRSLPVRGQRTKTNARTRKGPRKPIKK
- the rpmJ gene encoding 50S ribosomal protein L36, producing MKVRASVKAICRNCKIIKRHGVIRVICTSDPKHKQRQG